The Malus domestica chromosome 06, GDT2T_hap1 genome has a segment encoding these proteins:
- the LOC103409651 gene encoding uncharacterized protein, with product MADWGPVVIAVVLFVLLTPGLLFQIPGRGRLVEFGNMQTSGASIVVHAIIYFGLLTIFLIAIGVHIYAG from the coding sequence ATGGCAGACTGGGGTCCGGTGGTGATTGCGGTGGTGCTGTTTGTGCTATTGACACCCGGGCTTTTGTTTCAGATACCCGGACGTGGGAGGTTGGTGGAGTTCGGGAACATGCAGACCAGCGGCGCTTCCATCGTGGTGCACGCCATCATCTACTTTGGCCTCCTCACCATCTTCCTTATTGCCATTGGAGTTCACATCTATGCTGGTTAA